The Chlorocebus sabaeus isolate Y175 chromosome 1, mChlSab1.0.hap1, whole genome shotgun sequence genome includes a region encoding these proteins:
- the DDI1 gene encoding protein DDI1 homolog 1, translated as MLITVYCVRRDLSEATFSLQVSPDFELRNFKVLCEAESRVPAEEIQIIHMERLLIEDHCSLGSYGLKDGDVVVLLQKDNVGPRAPGRAPNQPRIDFSGIAVPGTSSSRPQHPGQQQQRTPAAPRSHGLASGETVVSPQGLGSPGLIRSMLLSNPHDLSLLKERNPPLAEALLSGSLETFSQVLMAQQREKALREQERLRLYTADPLDREAQAKIEEEIRQQNIEENMNIAIEEAPESFGQVTMLYINCKVNGHPLKAFVDSGAQMTIMSQACAERCNIMRLVDRRWAGVAKGVGTQRIIGRVHLAQIQIEGDFLQCSFSILEDQPMDMLLGLDMLRRHQCSIDLKKNVLVIGTTGTQTYFLPEGELPLCSRMVNGKDESSDKEITHSVMDSGRKEH; from the coding sequence ATGCTGATCACTGTGTACTGCGTGCGGAGGGACCTCTCCGAGGCCACCTTCTCCCTCCAGGTCAGCCCCGACTTTGAGCTCCGAAACTTCAAGGTCCTCTGCGAGGCGGAGTCCAGAGTCCCCGCCGAAGAGATCCAGATCATCCACATGGAGCGACTCCTCATCGAGGACCACTGTTCCCTGGGCTCCTACGGCCTCAAAGATGGCGATGTCGTGGTTTTACTGCAGAAGGATAATGTGGGACCCCGGGCTCCAGGGCGTGCCCCGAACCAGCCTCGTATAGACTTCAGCGGCATTGCGGTGCCCGGGACGTCCAGCTCCCGCCCGCAGCACccagggcagcagcagcagcgcacACCCGCTGCCCCGCGGTCACACGGCCTGGCCTCCGGAGAGACAGTGGTCAGCCCGCAAGGTCTGGGCAGCCCCGGCCTGATCCGCAGCATGCTGCTCTCCAACCCGCACGATCTGTCGCTGCTCAAGGAACGCAACCCCCCCTTGGCGGAAGCCCTGCTCAGCGGAAGCCTTGAGACCTTTTCTCAGGTGCTGATGGCGCAGCAAAGGGAAAAGGCcttgagagagcaagagaggctTCGTCTCTACACGGCCGACCCCCTGGACCGGGAAGCTCAGGccaaaatagaagaggaaattcGGCAGCAGAACATTGAAGAAAACATGAATATAGCGATAGAAGAGGCCCCCGAGAGTTTCGGACAAGTGACGATGCTCTACATTAACTGCAAAGTGAATGGGCATCCTTTGAAGGCTTTTGTTGACTCTGGCGCCCAGATGACCATTATGAGCCAGGCTTGTGCCGAGCGATGTAACATCATGAGGCTGGTGGACCGACGGTGGGCTGGGGTTGCTAAAGGAGTGGGCACACAGAGAATTATTGGCCGTGTTCATCTAGCTCAGATTCAAATTGAAGGTGATTTCTTACAGTGCTCTTTCTCCATACTTGAGGATCAACCCATGGATATGCTTCTAGGCCTAGATATGCTCCGGAGACATCAATGTTCCATCGATTTGAAGAAAAATGTGCTGGTCATCGGCACCACTGGCACGCAGACTTACTTTCTTCCTGAGGGAGAGTTGCCCTTATGCTCTAGGATGGTAAATGGGAAAGATGAGTCTTCGGACAAGGAAATTACACATTCTGTCATGGATTCAGGACGAAAAGAGCATTAA